Genomic segment of Syntrophorhabdaceae bacterium:
TGCGTTGCGTTAATTGGTGGAATGGACAGGCTGGAGCGGGACTATGAGACTGAAGCGCTGAGACATGGAGTGGAATTGAGGGTCTTTACCAAAACGAAGACGGGTCTGGTGACACGCCTCAAGGCCGTCGACGTGATGGTGATGTTCACCGGCAAGGTGTCGCATCAGTTGAGAAGGGAAGCGGTGAACGCCGCCAGGTCAAGGAGCATCCCTATGATCATGATCCATTCCTGCGGCGTATGCAGTTTGCGGGGATGTCTGCAGCGTCTTATGGCATCAGAAAAAGGGGACGCCGGGCAGACCGGACCTGTGGATTCATGCCGGGGCAGATATTGCCGCCGCACCGCTGAAAGGTAGGTCGCGTGAACAAGGATTTAGATTTGTTAACTGATAAGAGTAATCTTCGACTAAGACATAAGGAGAGAGACATGATCACATTGTCGCAGATCGGGTTAAGCAGAGCAAAGACGCTGAAGGTAGCCCTCGTTCTTGCCATGGTCATTTCCCTGCCGCCGGCGGCTTTTGCCGCCCGGCCGCTGATCACCGATGACGCGGGGACCCTTGGGAAGGGTGCGTTCCAGGTGGAGCTGGGTTTCGAAATGTCCGACCACAGGACGGATGACGACGGCGTGGTGACCAGGGAAGATGCATCTTCCGCCAGTACTACCCTTTCCTATGGCATTCTCGACAATTTGGACGTTCTTCTGGGAATGCCCTATGAGAAGATGAAGATCAGGGAAGACGGTGATACCATCCACAACGAAGATGGTATCACCGACATGACGCTGGAGGCAAAGTGGCGGTTCTTCGAGAAGGACGGTTTTGCCATGGCACTGAAGCCCGGGGTGTCCTTCCCGACGGGGAATCACAACAAGGGTTTCGGAACCGGCCGAATGACCTACGGAGCGCTCTTCATAGCCACAAAGGACATAGGACCGGTCTCCTTTCATCTCAATGCCGGGTACAAACGCAATGAGAACAAAACGGATGATAGAAAGGACATATGGGGAGCCGACCTAGCGGGTGTGGTAACGGTGGCGAAACCGTTCAAACTTGTGGCGAATGTGGGAATGAAGACGAATACCGACCGGCAGGCATCCACCGACCCCGCCTTCTTCCTCGGGGGTCTCATCTACTCCATAACTGACAAGATCGACCTCGACCTCGGCTACAAGCGCGGCCTCAATAAAGCCGAGGCCGACAACACATACATCGGCGGATTGATGATAAGGTTTTAAAGAGACGGGTTATGGGTTACAGGTAATGGGTCGTGAGACGGAATCTCCTCCTGCAGCCCATCACCCATCACCCGTGTTCTCCCTCTTGCAAAAAGCCCGGTGACAATGTAATGTACAGGGAATCGGTCCTTCCTGTTCCCAAATGGCTTTCGTGGTTTTTAGCCTGTCAATGATGGAGGGGTAAGAACCGATGGGAGGTTCATTGTGATAATCGAAAAGGCGATGATATTCTTCGGTTGGTGCACGGTCATCAATCTCATGGTGTTACTGTTGTGGTTCCTGGCTTTTTCCCGGGCCCACGAGATCTTGTACCGGGTGCACGGTCAGTGGTTCAAGATATCAAGAGAGACCTTCGATGCGATCCATTACACGGGCATGGCGTTCTACAAGGTCTGTATCATTCTGTTCAATCTTGTTCCCATGATCGCCCTGCGCATAGCATCATAGGCATCGGGAGGCACGAATGAAGGCGCGGCTGAAGTCTGAAGCGAAGCAGCTCCATTTGATCATAGGCAAGCTGGTGGGGGGCATTACGGCCGTCACAGGTTTTGGGGGTGCGGTCGCTGTTCTTACGAGACGGCCGGATCCGTCCTGGGGAGCTGTATTGCCATGGGTTTCGGCGGGTATCATCGGCCTTGCCCTTTTCCTTGCTGCATCCCGGTGGCTTGCAAAGCGTGCCGAAGACGAAGACATGCCGGGGCCGGGCGGAAAGGACCAGGCTAAGACCAGTGCTTTGTCGTGGATAATACTGCTCGTTCTGGTGGCCTTGTTCCTTGCCATTGTTGTTATCGTGGCGGCATGAGGGCCCGAAAAACCTTTGTGCCGGAGTGTGGGATATGGTAGATAAGTTTCCATGAAAGAGCTCATGAATTTCTGCGACCTCTTATGCAAATACGCGTCAATGCCGAAGGAGAGCGGTGTGGACGGGGCAGGAAGCTGCAGGACCTTCGTTGCTGTCAGATGCAGCCTCAAGAAGACGCTTGTCCACAAAAACATGCCCTGTAAAGAGAAAGTGCTGAAGAAGAAATAATTGGTTATTGGTTATCTTCTTTTACAATGGTCATCAGTTTCTCCAACTGGTATTCCGACGACAGGGATGCCCGGTGCAGCATGCCTATGGCCTTGAAACACTCGCGGAGCCCGTCAAGCATTTTCCTTTCCTCGGCCCCTTCCCGGGACATTATCGAAACGCCGGCGGTGAAGTGCATCCAGGCGATCATGTCGTTGAAGGCCTCTTTGCTGAACCACAGAACGCCCTGATAACGATTTACTCCCAGGAAATAATGAACATCGCCGTCGGCCATGAGCGATGTAAGAACTGCCCGCGCGTTCGGCTCCTCGCACCAGCTCTGGTGAGTGGTGAATATCTTGATGAGCAGTTGTGCGGCACGTGCCTCCTTTTCGTCGTAGCCGAGTTCCCCCAGCGTTTCGCCGATGATCCGGCCGAAGAGCCATTCGTCTATCCAGCTTCTGCTGACCTCCTCGCGGGTCCCGGCGCCATCGATGAGGCCTCCAAGGACATGGACGAAAAGCCATGCCAGGTGAGCGGCGGAAAGCTCCTGGGACAGGAGGGCATGGACATCCGTCTCGCTGTCGGCAATATGCTCTGTGAAAGGATGGGATGTCATCAGCGTCGTGAGCTTCCTCGTGACCTCATGGATGATGACCTGTTCATCCTGCGATGAGCCAGTGTATGTCTTGATCTCGCGAAGAAGGTTTCCAAGCTTGTGCGTAACCTCATCGGTCAGGGCACTGGGCGGCAGCAAGACCTCGCGGTTCACTATGTCCCGGTGGGTGATCAGGATATGTCTGAAGAAGGAGGGGTTTACCAGTTGCCGGAAATATTGATGGATGGGCTGCAGAAAGATCTCGCGCATGGTTTCTTCGATGCTGGGAACGGCCCTGCCGTTGAGATAACTGCATAACTGCCCGTAATGGTGCCATTCGTTGTCTTCGACCTGTCTGAAATCGATAAACACGTGATACTGATAGGCCTGAAGGTCCACAAAAAGACCCTTTTCAGCCAGCTCCCTGTTTTCCCTCAGGTATTCCAGATTCGAGACATGGTCTTTAAAGATCGTGAAATACCCGCCATCCCGTCTGAGGCCGAGACCCTCCGCAAGATCCTTCTGCATGAGTCGGCGGGTTTCTGTATGGTCTTCCCTGACGGAGAATGCGACAGATCTATGGATCCAGCCTTTTGCCGGCGCGTATTTGTTATGAAAGACAAAGAGAGTCCTGGTGTCCCCGAAACGGTTCGAATATGCAAAGATGTCTTCATTGACGCCTCCCTCGGGTGTGAAGAAGTCATAGAGAAGAAAGTTCTCCACGTCGGCAAAGAGGTGGCGCTGGTGAAGAAGAGGGGATATCTCCCGCTGATGGCGTTCGACGAGATACTGATTGGGTGTCTCGTCCCAGTAGGCGCGGCGGTATTCCATTCCATACTTCTCCGCGTAACCTTCGACCTGCCCATGGCCGAACATGGGAAGACCGGGCATTGTGGCCATCATGGTGCAGACCCCGAAATACTTGTCGCCGGTGCCGAATTGGTCCACCGCGGTCCGTTCGTCGGGGTTGTTCATGAAATTGACGAAACGGCGAAGTATCTGCGGATCGAACTCCAGGGTGTTCTTCATGACAAGACGATACTTGGAGTTCTCCTCGTCGCGGAGCATGTTCATGAAGGCGCTGTTGTAAACGCGGTGCATGCCCAGGGTCCTGACGAAATATCCCTCCAGCAGCCAGAACGCCTCGGCGAGCAGGAGCGTATCCGGCGCCTCCACGGCGATGCGGTCGACGACCTCGCGCCAGAACTCCTTGGGCATGGCATTCGAAAAGTCGTCATAGGTCAGGCTGTGTTCCGTTCGCGTGGGTATGGCCCCGCCTGTTCCCGGTTCGGGGAACCAGAGCCTCTGAAAATGTTTCTTCGTGAGCGTCATGGCGGCATCAAAACGGATGACGGGAAATTTCCGGGCCACGTGGATAATGGTCCGGATCATCGCCTCGCGCACCTCGGGATGGAGATAGTTCAACTGGGCGGTGTCGTTCCAGGGCATGCTCGTCCCGTCATTGCCGTGATAGACGAACCTTTCGTCTCCCGTCCAGTTGTCACGGCGTTTGAAGACAACGGCGGCATCTGTGCGGTTGTAATAATGGTCCTCTATCTGGATGGAGACGCGGTCGTCGTGAGATAGGTTGGGCCCGGCGTAGGAATACCAGGGAAAGGGGTTGTGATCGACAGCAACGAACCAATCGGGATGCTCGATGACCCAGCGCGAGTAGATCCCCACATGATTCGGCACCATGTCACTGGCAAGCCGGATACCCATCCGGGTCGCGCGGTCCCTGAGGTCGACGAAGGCCTCCTCGCCGCCGAGGTCATGGGCAATGATGTAATCATGGAGCGAGTAAGCCGAAGGAACCGCCTCGGGGTTGCCGCACATCTGCTTGATGCTCTGCGAAGCGGCGCTGCGCTCCCATACCCCGATGAGCCATACACCGGTGAAGCCCCGTTTGCTCAGGGTTTCAAGCTCTTCATCGGGTATCTGGTCGAGTTTGTTTATCGGCCGGCCATATGATTTTGACAGTTGATCGAGCCAGACATACACGTTCTTGGCAATGAGGATCAGCCGCGGCATCCAGTCCTTGTCGGCGCTGAATTGTTCCGTTTCGGATTCCAGGCCGGTATAGCGATAGATCTGCGCCTCACCGGGCCCGAGAAAAGGCATCTTCTCCTCTTCCTTGAAAAGATCGAGGCTTTTGAGCATGCGAGAGATGAATTTGGTGCCGAGTAGGTATCCCCAGTGCTCGATGATGTATTCGAGTTGTCCCGACAGGGAGTGGGGCACGGCTATGGCGGGACTGCGGAGCATGTCGATCAGGTTCTGCCCCTCCGGGCCGAAGAGGATCTGGGTGTCAAAAAAGTGCCTCAATTCCGCGATAACCGTGAGAAATGGCGTCTCCCTCCTGAGAGAGGAATCGTCGAAGAGTTCAACGAAGGGAGAGAAGGCGGGGTTCATGTTCGCGAGCCAGAGGAGGAGCATCTCCTCGAGCACTATCTGCCGGTTAGAGGTCTCGCCCGTCTGGCCCCTCAAGTACTCATCGATCGTCGTTTTTCTCTGATAGACGCCAAGGGGTGGAAATTCGTCGCTGAACTGGCGTATGACCCTCTCCATCTCCTCGCGGCCAAGTTTTGTCTCCAGATGGGAAAGGGCGTGGGCCATGATATCCTTCTGTGTCGCGTCCACATATGTGCCAACCACATAGTGGAGGATCTCGTCAATGAGACCCATGGCAATGAGCGCACCCGCGCGTATCGCACTTTCGGGATAGAGGATAAGGTCCCGCTTCTTGTTGATCTCCTGCGCGAAGGTGCGGGCTGCAAGGAAGTTGGTAAAAATGATATTGCCGCTCAGGGTGAAAAGGGGATCACTGAACCGATACGTGTCCCTTGCCCTTCGTGACACATGAAACTCTCTGATAGTTTTTGTCATGCTCTCACTTTGCTTTGATTGTTCTCTATAATGAGGAATGCTAACACAGCCCCGGAATCGAGTCAATGAAGGGGAGTGTAACGGTTTGGTCATTGCCGGTCACGCGTTCCACTTTTCCTTAATGGTCCTTATGTTTCTTTCTATGGCTGTCATGTAGGGGTTTTCTTCCCCGCCGTAGTGATAGGGGATGTATTTTTCCATGGAGCCCATCATCTTGAAGCGCTTGAGCGCCACTTCCTCGTAGAACGTTGGCGTCGTCCTGATGAGCTCATCGACGTTTGCGTAGAGGGTAGAGCCCTTTCCGTGAAGCTTCTCCACACCTTCGAAACTGTAGGATTCGGCGAATTCATTAAAAAGGATGGGGAGGGTGTCAATGTAGTCAGGGGAGGACATCTGGCCGAGGAGATCAGCCGTGCCCAGCGCGCATCCCACTATCCGTTCCTCGTCGTTGCGAAAGTGGGTGGCTATATCGAGGGTGACCCCGGTGTATCTGATGATGTTGAGGATATGGCGTACCCCGTCGACAGGCAGGTGTATCTCCCTGAGGTAGACTTTTGCGAAATCGATGCTGCGCTGGACGTGGGTCAGGGTGTACTTCGCGCCGGTGCCGTCATCGTCCCCCATCTCTTTAATGTATCCCGTGTCGTGAAGAAGAACCGCGATAGTTCCGTAATCGAAGAAATCCACCGAAACCCTCGGTATCGCACCGCTCTTGTTCCATCCGTTGATGATCTCCACGAAGGGCGGCACGGTCTGCATGGTGTGATAGAGGTTGTGGTATTCCGCGTCGCACCGGTGATAGCCGGGCCTTCTGCCATTGAAAAGATCGACGATGTCCCCGAAGACGCGTGAGATCAGACCAACGCCGCGATCGCCGTAATTCTCCGCATGGACCCTCTCGACGTGATTCAAGATTTTTGCCGGTGTCAGCTCGTTCCTGGGTATTACGGGCATGCCCTTATCTCCTGCGCAAGAGCCTTCGATAATAGCTTTTGAACATTATACCATAAACAGCAATTGTGAAAAAAGCGCTGAGAAAAAGCGGGACAAGGAGGCCGCCGGGCAGAAGGCGGCGAGTGAGGACGATAAAAAGGGTCAGAAGTATCCCGGCAAGGAGGGACTTGATGATGTCTCTCATGGCCGGCCGGGCCATCGTGTAGCGCGTCCTGTGCCTGAGGATGATGTAGAGAAAGAGAAAGTTGTACAGGGACACGATGGAGGTTGCCAGGGATATCCCCAGATTCCTGAAGGGGACCATGAGAATGGATGCGATGACGGCATTGAGCGCGATGGAGGTGATGCCGATGAGGGCCGGCGTCTTCATGTCGTGCATGGCATTGAATATCCTCACGAAGGAGATGGACAGGGCGTAGAAGATAAGCCCCACGCTGTAGCCGAAGAGGGCCCGGTTCGTCATTGCCGTATCGGCTGCGGTAAAGGCGCCCCGTTCGTAGAGTATCTTCACGCACAGATCGCCTGTGGCGCACAGCAGGATGGTGGCGGGGATAAGGGTGACGCAAATGAGGACGATCGAGCTGTCTATGTGGGCCTTGAAATCCTGCATGTCATTATCGTGAAAAAGTTTCGAGAGCTTTGAGAACATTACGGTGTACACGGGAACCGCAAATAGACTGAAGGGGAGGATGAATATCCTGAAGGCATAGGACAGGGAGGCCACCTCACCGTGAGGCAGGTAGGACGCGATGATCCTTCCGACGAAACTGTTGATGGGCACGATGGACGTTGCGATAAGCGCCCCGGCGAAAAGGCGTTTCGCGGTGGTGATGGCGGGATGCTTGAGATCGAGCGCCAGGTGGTACCGGATACCGAATTTCCTCAGGTAAGGGTACTGCATGACGATCTGCAGAAAAGACCCAACGCTGACCCCTATTGCAAGACTGTAGATGCCGAGTTTCTTTCCGAGAAGGACCGCCGACGCTATAAAAAAGAGGTTCCAGACTATTCCCGACAGCTCGGGGGCGGCAAAATGCTCTTTTGCATTGAGAAATGCCTTCATGACGGAAAGGAGCGTGTGAAAGGCAATGACGGGTATCATGATAAGGAAGAGGTTGTTCGTGATCGTCCTGGCTTCTTCGGTGAACCCCGGAGCGATCATCCGGATCACGGTCCCGCTGAAGAGGAAGAAGGCAAGGGAAACGAAGAGGGTGAGGATCACAGAGATGTTTATGAATGTCGAGTAAATGCGGGAGTATTCCTCGCGGTCGTTAAGGTATTTGGTGCACACCGGTATGAGAAAGGCGCTCGTTGCACCCGAGAAGAAGAGCGTCTGGATAAGTTCCGGAAAATTGAATGCCACGATGAAGGCATCGACAAGAAGGGTGGCCCCGAAAAGATACGCCTGGATGGCCTCACGGACGTAGCCCAGCGGTCTGCTGATAAGTGTGATGATCGTGATGACGGAGCCTTTGCGAATGATGTCCAGTGCCGGGTTTCGGCGCGGGGGTTCAGATGCTTTCTGTTCCAATATTCCGTCTCTTGACAGTTTTACGGAGTTTATTGAGAGCTTTCTGTTCGATCTGGCGTATCCGTTCTCGTGTTACGCCAAAGGTCTTCCCTATGGATTCCAGTGTCTGCGGGTCGTCCCCGTCAAGGCCGAAACGCAGAAGGAGCACCTGTCTTTCGTCGGAGTTGAGGGTGTCGAGCCACGAGGCGACTTCCTCCATGCGTCTTGTATGCTCCAGGATGGAAAGAGGCTCCTCGTTGTCCGGATTGGGGATCACTTCCTCGAGGGTGAGTTTGCTGTTCTCGTCGATATAGCTTTCGAGGGAGTACGTTTTTATCGCCATGGTGAAAAGGTTTCTGACGAAATCGATGCGGTATCCCGATTCGCTGGAGATCTCTTCCAGCGAAGGCTCGCGGCCCGTCTTTTCCACGGCGGCGCTGATGATCTTCGATATCCTGTTTACCCTGGATGATACATGGACGGGCAGTCTTATTGTCCGCGAATGGTTTGCGATTGACCGCTCGATGGATTGTTTTATCCACCATGTGGCATATGTGGAGAACCGACATTCCCTTGCCAGGTCAAACTTCTCCACGGCCTTGATAAGACCGATGTTTCCTTCCTCGATGAGGTCAAGGAGGCTCATTCCCTGATTCACATATCTGCGTGCTATCTTCACGACGAGACGCAGGTTTGATTCTATCATCTTGGTGCGCGCCTCGGGGCTGCCCTCGGCCACCATGCGGGCGTACATCTTTTCTTCCTCGACGGTTATGACGGGTAACTTGCGCAGGTCCCTCATGTAGAGGCGTTCTACCTGGATATCGTCATAATGGACAAAATCTATTGCGTCCTTTTCCGCGCTCATTCTCTCCATCCCTGCTGCCCGATCAGTTTTACGAACCTGCAGCTGCCGTAGTTCTCTTCCGTATAGCTGTTCTTGTCATCCCGGGTAAAGGCAACGAGGTCCTGGGAGAATTCGTCTCCGATGGGAATAACAAGCCTGCCTCCCGCGGCAAGCTGCTCGAGAAGGGCGGCCGGAGGGTGGGGGGAGGCTGCAGTCACGATGATGCCGTCGTAGGGGCTGTGTTCCTTCCAGCCAAGGGTGCCGTCGCCGATGTGAACGATCACGTTGGCGTATTTCAACTGATCGAAGATCCTTCGCGCCCGTTTTGCAATGGCGGGTATACGCTCTATGGTGTAGACCTGGTCCGCAAGCTCCGCGAGGATGGCGCATTGATAGCCCGACCCCGTACCGATCTCAAGGACCTTTTCCTTTCCCGTGAGACGAAGGAGTTCCGACATGAGGGCCACTATATAAGGCTGTGAGATGGTCTGTTTCTCGCCTATGGGAAGAGGGTGATCCTCGTACGCTTCGGGCCACAGGGCCTCATCGACGAAGAGATGTCTCGGAACCTTCAACATGGCATTCAGAACGCTCCTGTCCGTCACACCTCGGGCAGTGATCTGTGTATCCACCATCAACTGGCGTTTGCTCCGGTATTGGTTCATCATAGGGAAAGCTCTTTTGCCCTCTGAGAGGCCTTTTCTATTGCCTCCATGACGCTTCCCCTGAAAGCCTTGTCCTCCAGGACGGCAAGACCGCTGATGGTTGTGCCCCCCGGTGAGGTTATCATTTCACGCATCAATGCGGGGTGGATATTTTCTTCCTCCAGCATGGCAACGGTCCCCTTGATGACCTGGAGGGAGATCGTCTTTGCCTTGTCCCTGGGAATGCCGATCTTGACACCGGCATCGATCATCGCTTCCAGGAAGAAAAGAAAAAAAGCCGGGCTGCTGGCGCCGAGCGAAGTGACGGCATCCATCAGTTCTTCCCCCACGTCGACGGTGAGGCCCGCGGAAGAGAAGAGCGTCTTTATCTTCCCGAGGTCCTCCGTGGCTACATCCGCGCCCGCCGCGACGCCTATGACGCCCTGACCGACCTTGACGGCGATGTTGGGCATCATCCTGACGACCTTGACAGGTTTGCCCGAGAGCATCTGGATGTTCGACATGGTGACACCGGCCATGATGGAGATGAGGATCTTCGATGCATCCATGGAGGAGGCTATATCGGGAAGTATCCTTCGGGCATCCTGGGGCTTGACGGCCACAACGATGAGATCGGACGTCTTCGCGAGCTTCGCAGCCTTCTCTTCATCCTTGATGCCGTATGTTTTTCCGATATAGAGGGCGCGGTCCTTTTTTGCCTCAACAAAGCAAAGGTTGTCCTTCCTGATCCCGTTTCGCAACAGGGCTTTGAGAATAGACTCCCCCATATTCCCCACGCCCACGATCCCGACCTTGTCCATGCCTTCCTCCTTGTACCTTATAACAGAACAAAGCCGCAAATTAAAGTCAAAACTGTCCATTCCGGCCAGCGGCGACGGTTCCCGAGACCCCCCCGGATCCGATGATTGCGGTTGATCCGGAAAACGAAACGATGTCACGCATTCAAGCTGTCTCTACCCTATTATATGTATCCGTTTCTTTTCCGGTTTGCTTCTCAGGAGGATGCAGGTGGCGCCGGGGCCGCCCTCGGCCATTGTGGCGTTTGAAAAGGCGGTCACCCATTTGCGGTGCATTGCTCGTACTATCCATGTCTTGAGGTAATCTTTGATAATGGGGTCCCGTTTTGACCTGAGGCCCCGGCCGTGGATCACCTTCACGCATCTGAGGCCTTTCCTGACGGCGTCGCTGAGGAAGTATTCGAAAGTCTCGCGGGCGCTCTCTATCGAGAGACCGTGGAGATCTATGACCTGCTGGACGGAGAACTCGCCCTTCCGGAGTTTTTCCATGATGAGGGGATTTATGCCTTCGACACAGCCCTCCATGTACTCCGGAAGGTTGGTGACGTTGATAACGCTGTGGTCCGCCAGCACCTCCCGCAAGAGTCTTTCTTCTTCATTCTCCCTGGAGGGCGCCATGACGGGCGCGTGCTTTTTTGCCCTTATTTTCCTTTCGCCCCGGCGGATCGTCCGCACACCTTCCATGGCCTCGCTCAAAAGGCGCTCTTCTTCCTGGGGGGCAGGGGCCGCCTCTTTGGTTCGCGACGCCGTTGGCTCTTTCTTCACTTTGATGCGGTGTTCCTTCAGGAAGCGGGAGAGTTCGGAAAAGGGTTTGTTGATGGGATCGTTATCATCCATGACCGGGTCTCTTCAGGCAAGCTCCATATCGGTGACGGTTATGGAATAGGTTTCGGCGGTCTCCTGAAAATCGATAAGCTTGACATCGAATGATCCCTTCTCGCCGGCTTCTATTGCGACAACATCGGAGTAATCGGCCAGAGGCTTTGCATTCGCGTCAAAGAGCGTGACAACAATGCCCAGGACCGCTTCCTCCTGCCGTTCATTGATGAGCCAGCCCGACACCTTGGCCCAGAAAGGAAGGGCGAGGAGACCGCAGCAGGGCATGAGGGAAACGAGAAAGACATGGCCTTCAAAGGAGACGCCGTCAGCACACGTGATATCTGTACTTTTCAGCTCTTTCTGTTCCTGTGGGGTTATACAGCCGATGAGGTTGTTTGCTGCTGTCATGGTGTCGCTCCTGGTATTGATCCTCATATTTACCACAGGAGAAGAACTTTTGACAACAACCAGTATTTATAATAGATTACACACATGCAATGGCTGGCTTACCTGATAGATTACGGGATCATCGGGCTTTTGGGAGTAATGTCATTTTTTTCCGTCGCTTTCTTTGTCGAGCGTTATCTTTTTTTCAAGCGCCTCGACATTTCCTGCTACCATGAGGACAGAAAAGTGTTGGAGATAGATATTACAAAAAGGATGTCCGTCATCGCTACCATAGGGAGCAATGCCCCTTATGTGGGTCTTCTCGGCACCGTTTTGGGTATCATGCTCACCTTCTCGACCATCGGCAGTCAGGGATACGTGGATGCGACGGGCGTCATGTTCGGCCTCGCACTGGCACTCAAGGCTACCGCTATCGGGCTTGTCGTGGCCATACCATCCATTGTCTTTCACAACTACCTCGTCAGGAAGGTCAAGGTAGCCCTTCTGCGGTGGGATGCCGCTTACGGAGGCAGTTCCAGGCCGGCAGGCGGGGATGGGCCCGGACGGGGCTGAGGGTCCAGGAGGTGCGGTGGGGGGATCGCTGTTCAGTACTGAAATAACAGGCATGAAGGCTGTCCGGCATAATGGATGAAAAAGAATTTAACTATATCAATATGATCCCCTTCATCGACGTCATGCTTGTCCTTCTCGTGATAGTCCTCATGACCGGGACTTTCGTGGCGACGGGCATAATCCCCGTTGATCTCCCAAAAACGAGCGGGGCTCAGGAGAATGCCATGAAGACGGGGGTCATCGAGATAGATAGAAGCGGCGTTGTTTACTATCAGGCACGGCGCGTCGAACTGGCGGGCCTGAAGGATGCCCTCGGCGGCACCTCACGTGACACCCCGTTTTTGATAAGGGCTGACAGGGATATTCACCTCCAGCGATTTGTCGAGGTCCTTGAAACAGTGAAGTCCATGGGTTTCAGGAAGGTAAGTCTCCAGACAGAGGAAGAGAATTGACCGG
This window contains:
- a CDS encoding DUF2325 domain-containing protein, whose translation is MCVALIGGMDRLERDYETEALRHGVELRVFTKTKTGLVTRLKAVDVMVMFTGKVSHQLRREAVNAARSRSIPMIMIHSCGVCSLRGCLQRLMASEKGDAGQTGPVDSCRGRYCRRTAER
- a CDS encoding transporter, translating into MITLSQIGLSRAKTLKVALVLAMVISLPPAAFAARPLITDDAGTLGKGAFQVELGFEMSDHRTDDDGVVTREDASSASTTLSYGILDNLDVLLGMPYEKMKIREDGDTIHNEDGITDMTLEAKWRFFEKDGFAMALKPGVSFPTGNHNKGFGTGRMTYGALFIATKDIGPVSFHLNAGYKRNENKTDDRKDIWGADLAGVVTVAKPFKLVANVGMKTNTDRQASTDPAFFLGGLIYSITDKIDLDLGYKRGLNKAEADNTYIGGLMIRF
- a CDS encoding alpha-amylase family glycosyl hydrolase, with amino-acid sequence MSRRARDTYRFSDPLFTLSGNIIFTNFLAARTFAQEINKKRDLILYPESAIRAGALIAMGLIDEILHYVVGTYVDATQKDIMAHALSHLETKLGREEMERVIRQFSDEFPPLGVYQRKTTIDEYLRGQTGETSNRQIVLEEMLLLWLANMNPAFSPFVELFDDSSLRRETPFLTVIAELRHFFDTQILFGPEGQNLIDMLRSPAIAVPHSLSGQLEYIIEHWGYLLGTKFISRMLKSLDLFKEEEKMPFLGPGEAQIYRYTGLESETEQFSADKDWMPRLILIAKNVYVWLDQLSKSYGRPINKLDQIPDEELETLSKRGFTGVWLIGVWERSAASQSIKQMCGNPEAVPSAYSLHDYIIAHDLGGEEAFVDLRDRATRMGIRLASDMVPNHVGIYSRWVIEHPDWFVAVDHNPFPWYSYAGPNLSHDDRVSIQIEDHYYNRTDAAVVFKRRDNWTGDERFVYHGNDGTSMPWNDTAQLNYLHPEVREAMIRTIIHVARKFPVIRFDAAMTLTKKHFQRLWFPEPGTGGAIPTRTEHSLTYDDFSNAMPKEFWREVVDRIAVEAPDTLLLAEAFWLLEGYFVRTLGMHRVYNSAFMNMLRDEENSKYRLVMKNTLEFDPQILRRFVNFMNNPDERTAVDQFGTGDKYFGVCTMMATMPGLPMFGHGQVEGYAEKYGMEYRRAYWDETPNQYLVERHQREISPLLHQRHLFADVENFLLYDFFTPEGGVNEDIFAYSNRFGDTRTLFVFHNKYAPAKGWIHRSVAFSVREDHTETRRLMQKDLAEGLGLRRDGGYFTIFKDHVSNLEYLRENRELAEKGLFVDLQAYQYHVFIDFRQVEDNEWHHYGQLCSYLNGRAVPSIEETMREIFLQPIHQYFRQLVNPSFFRHILITHRDIVNREVLLPPSALTDEVTHKLGNLLREIKTYTGSSQDEQVIIHEVTRKLTTLMTSHPFTEHIADSETDVHALLSQELSAAHLAWLFVHVLGGLIDGAGTREEVSRSWIDEWLFGRIIGETLGELGYDEKEARAAQLLIKIFTTHQSWCEEPNARAVLTSLMADGDVHYFLGVNRYQGVLWFSKEAFNDMIAWMHFTAGVSIMSREGAEERKMLDGLRECFKAIGMLHRASLSSEYQLEKLMTIVKEDNQ
- the murJ gene encoding murein biosynthesis integral membrane protein MurJ, whose protein sequence is MEQKASEPPRRNPALDIIRKGSVITIITLISRPLGYVREAIQAYLFGATLLVDAFIVAFNFPELIQTLFFSGATSAFLIPVCTKYLNDREEYSRIYSTFINISVILTLFVSLAFFLFSGTVIRMIAPGFTEEARTITNNLFLIMIPVIAFHTLLSVMKAFLNAKEHFAAPELSGIVWNLFFIASAVLLGKKLGIYSLAIGVSVGSFLQIVMQYPYLRKFGIRYHLALDLKHPAITTAKRLFAGALIATSIVPINSFVGRIIASYLPHGEVASLSYAFRIFILPFSLFAVPVYTVMFSKLSKLFHDNDMQDFKAHIDSSIVLICVTLIPATILLCATGDLCVKILYERGAFTAADTAMTNRALFGYSVGLIFYALSISFVRIFNAMHDMKTPALIGITSIALNAVIASILMVPFRNLGISLATSIVSLYNFLFLYIILRHRTRYTMARPAMRDIIKSLLAGILLTLFIVLTRRLLPGGLLVPLFLSAFFTIAVYGIMFKSYYRRLLRRR
- a CDS encoding sigma-70 family RNA polymerase sigma factor, which gives rise to MSAEKDAIDFVHYDDIQVERLYMRDLRKLPVITVEEEKMYARMVAEGSPEARTKMIESNLRLVVKIARRYVNQGMSLLDLIEEGNIGLIKAVEKFDLARECRFSTYATWWIKQSIERSIANHSRTIRLPVHVSSRVNRISKIISAAVEKTGREPSLEEISSESGYRIDFVRNLFTMAIKTYSLESYIDENSKLTLEEVIPNPDNEEPLSILEHTRRMEEVASWLDTLNSDERQVLLLRFGLDGDDPQTLESIGKTFGVTRERIRQIEQKALNKLRKTVKRRNIGTESI
- a CDS encoding protein-L-isoaspartate(D-aspartate) O-methyltransferase, whose amino-acid sequence is MMNQYRSKRQLMVDTQITARGVTDRSVLNAMLKVPRHLFVDEALWPEAYEDHPLPIGEKQTISQPYIVALMSELLRLTGKEKVLEIGTGSGYQCAILAELADQVYTIERIPAIAKRARRIFDQLKYANVIVHIGDGTLGWKEHSPYDGIIVTAASPHPPAALLEQLAAGGRLVIPIGDEFSQDLVAFTRDDKNSYTEENYGSCRFVKLIGQQGWRE
- the proC gene encoding pyrroline-5-carboxylate reductase; this translates as MDKVGIVGVGNMGESILKALLRNGIRKDNLCFVEAKKDRALYIGKTYGIKDEEKAAKLAKTSDLIVVAVKPQDARRILPDIASSMDASKILISIMAGVTMSNIQMLSGKPVKVVRMMPNIAVKVGQGVIGVAAGADVATEDLGKIKTLFSSAGLTVDVGEELMDAVTSLGASSPAFFLFFLEAMIDAGVKIGIPRDKAKTISLQVIKGTVAMLEEENIHPALMREMITSPGGTTISGLAVLEDKAFRGSVMEAIEKASQRAKELSL